The proteins below are encoded in one region of Asticcacaulis excentricus CB 48:
- a CDS encoding exodeoxyribonuclease VII small subunit — MTVPAETLSFEDALAQLERIVAELESGQAPLEKSLELYKRGAALKALCEERLEAARLQVEKITLSKTGQVEGTAPAEFN, encoded by the coding sequence ATGACCGTACCCGCCGAAACTTTGTCTTTTGAGGACGCGCTGGCCCAGCTTGAGCGCATCGTGGCGGAGCTTGAGTCTGGTCAGGCCCCGCTGGAAAAGTCTCTGGAACTTTATAAACGCGGTGCTGCGCTGAAGGCCTTGTGCGAGGAGCGCCTTGAGGCCGCCCGCCTTCAGGTCGAAAAGATCACCTTGTCCAAGACCGGTCAGGTCGAAGGCACGGCTCCGGCGGAGTTCAACTGA
- a CDS encoding histidine phosphatase family protein, protein MAKSGTAQKQDGAITLVRHGEPALSRRVKLTAAGYRDWWGRYTLAGLLEGQIPPPQLVKWAQEAGYVYSSTLQRSIETARAVCKDKPFESLDLFIEAPLPPPNFPNFLTFSPKYWGGISRFWWWAFNHHAGEETRKQAEARAAAAARLLHDKAQTGDDVLLLAHGYFNWMISLELGKLGYSQTCEQGFKYWGCRRYERRA, encoded by the coding sequence TTGGCCAAGAGCGGCACAGCGCAGAAGCAAGACGGGGCGATTACCCTCGTGCGGCACGGCGAACCGGCCCTTTCGCGGCGCGTCAAGCTGACGGCGGCCGGTTATCGCGACTGGTGGGGGCGATATACGCTGGCCGGGCTTCTGGAAGGGCAAATTCCGCCGCCACAACTGGTCAAATGGGCACAAGAGGCAGGCTATGTCTACTCCTCGACCCTGCAACGCTCCATTGAAACGGCTCGCGCGGTTTGCAAGGACAAGCCTTTTGAGTCGCTTGATCTATTTATCGAAGCGCCCTTGCCGCCGCCGAATTTTCCGAACTTCCTGACTTTTTCGCCTAAATACTGGGGCGGGATTTCCCGTTTCTGGTGGTGGGCCTTCAATCACCATGCGGGCGAGGAAACGCGCAAACAGGCCGAGGCCCGCGCCGCGGCGGCCGCGCGCCTGCTGCACGACAAGGCGCAGACGGGTGACGACGTCTTGCTTCTGGCCCACGGCTATTTCAACTGGATGATTTCGCTCGAATTGGGAAAATTAGGCTATAGCCAAACGTGCGAGCAGGGGTTTAAGTACTGGGGCTGCCGTCGCTATGAGCGACGCGCCTGA
- a CDS encoding SAM-dependent methyltransferase: MSSTSTTLGPHFATTNADLHVVPKPLRRPLKTLRHNWHRGNLDIILPNGTPFEIRGREPGPHGVLKVNDFRFLRRVLSAGDVGFADGYVAGEWDTPDLPDLLEVFTLNIDRLTRFFIGNPFMQMMSRLLHSFNRNTKEGARRNIFAHYDLGNAFYGEWLDATMTYSSALFKGTDDLERAQTAKYAALARLVDLKPGQNVLEIGCGWGGFAEYAARMGARATCLTISPSQHDYAVARMQRLGLSDQVEIKLLDYRDVTGEYDAIVSIEMFEAVGMEYWDTYFRKVSDCLKPGGKAALQIITIRDELFEDYRQRPDFIQRYIFPGGMLPSPCKLRSHSSRAGLSVLSEQSFGHDYARTLNMWARRFDAAWGEGRIIGFDEAFRQMWLFYLAYCEAGFRTERTDVVHFALQKA, translated from the coding sequence ATGTCCAGCACCTCGACAACCCTCGGACCCCATTTTGCCACAACGAACGCTGATCTGCATGTGGTACCGAAGCCGCTGCGGCGGCCGTTGAAGACGCTGCGACATAACTGGCATCGCGGCAATCTCGACATCATTCTGCCCAATGGCACGCCATTTGAAATCCGCGGGCGTGAGCCCGGCCCGCACGGCGTGCTAAAGGTCAATGATTTCCGCTTCCTGCGTCGCGTGCTGTCGGCGGGTGATGTCGGTTTTGCCGACGGTTACGTAGCTGGTGAGTGGGACACGCCCGACCTGCCGGACCTGCTCGAAGTGTTCACGCTGAACATCGACCGGCTGACGCGCTTTTTTATCGGTAACCCCTTTATGCAGATGATGAGTCGCCTTCTGCACAGCTTCAACCGCAACACCAAGGAAGGGGCGCGGCGCAATATCTTTGCCCATTACGATCTGGGCAACGCTTTCTATGGCGAGTGGCTGGACGCCACCATGACCTATTCGTCAGCCCTGTTCAAAGGCACTGACGACCTTGAGCGGGCGCAAACGGCTAAGTACGCGGCGCTCGCGCGACTGGTTGATCTTAAGCCGGGGCAGAACGTGCTCGAGATCGGCTGCGGCTGGGGAGGCTTTGCCGAATACGCCGCCCGGATGGGCGCCAGGGCTACCTGCCTGACCATTTCGCCATCTCAGCACGACTATGCGGTCGCGCGCATGCAGCGGCTGGGGCTGTCCGATCAGGTCGAAATCAAGCTGCTCGACTACCGCGATGTGACGGGCGAATACGACGCCATTGTCTCTATCGAAATGTTTGAGGCGGTCGGGATGGAGTACTGGGACACCTATTTCCGCAAGGTGTCAGACTGCCTGAAGCCGGGCGGTAAAGCGGCGCTGCAAATCATCACCATCCGTGACGAGCTGTTCGAAGATTACCGTCAGCGCCCGGATTTCATTCAGCGCTATATCTTCCCTGGCGGTATGCTTCCGTCGCCGTGCAAGCTGCGAAGCCATAGTTCCAGGGCCGGTCTGTCGGTTCTGTCGGAGCAGTCGTTCGGCCACGACTATGCCCGCACGCTGAATATGTGGGCGCGGCGCTTCGATGCGGCCTGGGGCGAGGGGCGCATCATCGGTTTTGATGAAGCATTCCGCCAAATGTGGCTGTTTTATCTCGCCTATTGCGAAGCGGGCTTCCGCACTGAGCGTACCGACGTGGTGCATTTCGCGCTTCAGAAAGCTTGA
- a CDS encoding DUF2177 family protein: MKMFLSALVLTLIAFAVIDTVWLTLTAGPLYKPLMGGLMATRINIPAAVAFYLLYGLGVTWFLTYPALSGQLPVHGLAAGWSLTVSAALLGLMAYGTYNLTAMAVIRDWSFKLVVIDMIWGAALTTAASHLVVFTGRLVKI, encoded by the coding sequence ATGAAGATGTTTCTGAGCGCGCTCGTCCTGACCCTGATCGCGTTTGCGGTCATTGACACCGTATGGCTGACTCTCACCGCCGGTCCTCTGTATAAGCCATTGATGGGCGGTCTGATGGCTACGCGTATCAACATACCGGCTGCCGTAGCGTTTTACTTGCTATATGGTCTTGGTGTGACGTGGTTCCTGACCTATCCGGCCTTGTCCGGACAGTTGCCGGTTCATGGTTTGGCCGCTGGATGGTCACTGACTGTCAGTGCGGCACTGTTGGGGCTGATGGCCTATGGCACCTATAATCTCACAGCGATGGCGGTGATCCGCGACTGGTCCTTCAAGCTGGTGGTGATCGACATGATCTGGGGCGCCGCGCTGACCACGGCCGCATCGCATCTGGTCGTGTTCACCGGGCGGCTCGTCAAGATATAG
- a CDS encoding ChrR family anti-sigma-E factor, whose amino-acid sequence MTSISHHLDEVILLDYHRGRLNAGQTLLVETHLEMCPHCRMSLRLFDAIGASMLDEVLPVDMSDDALELALARIERPEEAPEPRVAPELPAYLKGIELPESVRAAAFKPRYWGAPGVWMAHLDAPKDGRGLTYLMYVKGGMQMPVHDHQGLEMTLVLSGCFSDDRGAYHPGDCVSCDEGDHHSPLIASDDCLCLIAANAPIAPKTLLGKLLQPFARI is encoded by the coding sequence ATGACGTCCATCAGCCATCACCTCGATGAGGTTATCCTGCTCGACTACCACCGCGGTCGTCTGAATGCTGGTCAAACCCTTCTGGTCGAAACGCATCTGGAAATGTGCCCACATTGCCGCATGTCGCTGCGCCTGTTTGACGCCATCGGCGCGTCTATGCTGGACGAGGTTTTGCCCGTCGATATGTCGGATGACGCGCTTGAGCTCGCGTTGGCGCGTATCGAGCGCCCCGAAGAAGCGCCTGAGCCGCGCGTTGCGCCCGAACTGCCCGCCTATCTTAAGGGAATTGAGTTGCCTGAGTCTGTGCGAGCAGCGGCCTTTAAGCCCCGCTACTGGGGCGCGCCCGGCGTTTGGATGGCGCATCTTGACGCCCCAAAAGATGGGCGCGGCCTGACCTATCTGATGTACGTCAAGGGCGGCATGCAAATGCCGGTTCACGACCATCAGGGGCTGGAGATGACTTTGGTTCTAAGCGGCTGTTTCAGCGACGATCGCGGGGCTTATCATCCAGGCGATTGCGTGTCGTGTGACGAAGGCGATCACCATTCGCCCCTGATCGCGTCGGACGATTGCCTGTGCCTGATCGCGGCGAACGCGCCCATCGCGCCGAAGACGCTTTTGGGTAAACTGTTGCAGCCTTTCGCGCGTATCTGA